A region from the Triticum urartu cultivar G1812 chromosome 1, Tu2.1, whole genome shotgun sequence genome encodes:
- the LOC125515293 gene encoding uncharacterized protein LOC125515293, whose amino-acid sequence MSFLRLLPQRLPQFVRQVERDVETVINVLQPGPIGIVEHKFTDAEIREAQVTVRSAVEKWRRNSALERNVGTGSFHKSK is encoded by the exons ATGTCTTTCCTGAGGCTGCTACCTCAAAGGTTGCCCCAATTTGTTAG GCAGGTGGAGCGAGATGTCGAGACTGTAATCAATGTTCTGCAGCCAGGTCCAATAGGAATTGTGGAGCATAAGTTCACTGATGCAGAGATCCGCGAGGCGCAAGTCACTGTAAGGAGTGCCGTTGAGAAATGGCGAAGGAACAGTGCTCTGGAGAGAAATGTTGGCACTGGTTCTTTTCATAAATCGAAGTAG